AGTGCACTGTAGTATGTGGTTGAATGTTGTGCTTTTTATTAAGCTATTAAAGACTTCTCTATGTTATCGATGCGCCTAATATCTTTTACGAGCAAAAGATAGTACGTTTATTTCGTACTGCAGATGTTATTTATTATATACAATAAAGTGAAATACCTAGAGTAAATTAACGAATAACCATAGCGTGAGCCACAGCGAACAAATGTGAACTTGAAATTGTCTTTTGCAAGAAGTGATCGACGAAAATCTCCCTTTACCATTACTGCACTCAGCATACACAAAACACCACCAGAAATACGCGCGCGCGGTTATGAAATGGATAAACTCACTGTTAAAATGGTAAATTCTTGAAGCGAATTCCGGGTCGCGCTCTGCATTACTCTGAGGTAAGTTTTCGAGGCCTTTTCCTTCATATATTTTTAATTATATGTGGTGCCGTTTTACTACCTCATTTAGGATAGGTTAGGATAGGATAGGGTAGGAATAACTTTATTAAAATGCTGGCAACCGACGGTttaacgcgtcgtgacgttggccaatcGTCGACACGGGGCTATGCCCTACTCTGCACTACCGCAGTTCAGCCGGTTTGTGGtaggtcgtgaggcttgtgcttttcgagcgcatcCCGGGCCTGCTGGACAGCCCAACGTTGAGTGTACTTGTCTGTAGACTGTGCTGCAATCTTCATTTCTTTGGAGCATTGCCCCGATGCAAGAATCCCGATACAAATCCGTTTCAAGAATGTGCACAGGTACTGAGCATTGCCATAGGCAACGCTCCTCCATCCCTTTTCAAAAACCATTCAAGACACACAGCTATTTtgttataaatgaaaaaaaaacatttattgaaacaaTACAGCGTGTGGGGTTTTAGTAGGGGAGGTAAATACGTTCTCCCTGCTTTAATACGGCTGAGCCATTCTAAATTAAACAAAAAGAGGACCCCTATGCCAGCGTCCCTTCTTTCAACCTTCTTCAGAATGAGTTCAGATATCTGCATGGTTAGTTTCCTCCCACGCGCGGTAGTGAGCATCGTTTGCACCATCATTTCcgtgtttttgttgttttctgtttCCGTTTCCTTTTCGACTTCCTCAGTTTCTTTCCTGCATGCCGTCCGCCGGAACGGCTCCAGAGGGAAAGTTGTACGTCCTTTCGCCGCCACTCAGCAAATCTCTGCTCCCCTCTTTGTTTGTAGCCCACCCAAATTAATATTCATATAAGTTTTCAGAATTTCAGAAACGCGATTACCCAcggagcttttgctcaacaaattttggctttttctACAAGTtaagtgcactggagaggttggtTTGCCTCCAGGCTTCTaaaaagtgcatgtattttatcGCCATGCATCCATAATTTGTTGGGCAACAGCACCGAAGGTTACCACGTTTCGAAACTTCTAAAGACTGATATTGATACTACTTAGTGTTGCACACCCCTGTCGATAATTAAGGAGACTAGAAGTAATAGTTACAAATAtaactattgaatattagttGACCGACCTGATAGTAAGCACatattagctgtattctgatgtactacaccgctttCATTGATATTCCGATAAAGGCGCTCATCCAACTTAAAAAGCATATTTctaaaaattgtgcaaaatctTAGGTTAGACACCCTGTATGTGCGCTGCGCAGAATTCCTGAGTCGCTTGATACTTCGCGCGCCACTGCTCGAGCTAGCACAGTGCATGGGAAAAGCTTGTGAAGGCTACGATCAGAGCGTGGGAGCATGAGCGCCTGAAGGTAAGAGTACATGACGTTAAAGCTTCGAGCTGCGTAGCCACTGTGTTGTGCAGTGCAGTAGTTGCATTACATGACAACATGGACCGCCACTGTTGCAAGTCGTAATTTTTTCTCGCCTAAAACAAAAATTCCATCAATAAAAATCATCCGCCGTAAGTACAAACACATTACGTATGTAATGAGCCGCATTTTGCATCTTTACTTAAGCCACCCGAATATGGCTTATAAGGCTGACATGCCCAGCATTCTGGATAAGATCATGTTTGAGCGGGAGTCAttcatgaacgcatttttttcatataaagtaatatttcactataacaatcaatatatctacagATCAACCGACCGTAATGtcgattttttttctattaacgttattgctattgtcaaaagcatTCTCCcttggttttctatggaagtctaacacgcacacacactactACACCCTACGTATATCCATGCAACACACTTGCTAGACTTCAACTAAAGTTTTACATGCACTCACATGCCATGTATAGACTTTAATCTCCACTCGCAAGTGTCCCGCCTCCCTGAAGCCTTGCATACGCTTGCATAGGTAATCCGTCTCTTTCTTTACCAATATTATGCGCGTTGCCCCTTGCACGCCTGTCGTCCGGCCTGTGAATTTCAATAGCTGCGGTTACCTCTCGTTCCTTTTGTTGCGTCCGAAGTGTACCAGAGAAGAGTCGCTAGACCAGGAAACAACATTTGAAATTGTCTGAATGCTTCGCCAATAAACTACCGCCGGCCATTAATAAACAACATTCTGGTGCTTCCTTACACTGTAATTTACCGGAACTTAtactcaacaattctggacaaaaacatttttgaacgcaattttttcatatcatgtaagatttcaatatatatatatatatatatatatatatatatatatatatatatatatatatatatatatatatatatatatatatatatatatatatatataaaacattCAGTAtattcgcagatcacccgacggcagtcttgaattttttgaTCAACGTTTTTGTCATCGTCAAATCGGTTCCgtattggttttttatggcagtcttaactgttcgatgcgatcgatggaaacactctaaaagaaatATTTCACTGCATATCGGGAGAATGgaccattaacttcaatatttccacaagagtgtcttacaattttggaaattttcaaaatttttgtccgagaacaTTGGACATGGATGCATAAATGAGAGGCCAAGGGAGCACTATTTCGCTTCAAGGATTCAATCACGTTGTCCTGGATTCTGCATCCACATGCGGTATAGCCTACGgatcaccgcggcgggtacacatCAGTGAGCCCTCAAGGCTAAGGATGGAAATCATTCCTCGCATTGAGTGGGCTTTCTGCAGGATTTGCTTTAATTCGATAGCGCTAGAAGCCTCGTGGGGGACAAAATATGTTGTTGGTTATACCCTTCGCCCTTGGCTGGAGAAAAGTGACGTCACAAGGCCGGCTAATTTCTATTGGCCGGAGGAAATTAACGTCACCAGAGCGAGTAATTCTTTTGGGTGGAGGAAAGCGACGACATCAGAGCGGAACTGACGCCACCAGaatggaagtgacgtcacatcTGATAAAGGCATCCTCCGATGCTATCGCATTACGAACACAAAGTAACTAGCTGTCCCTGTGAATTTGTTTAATTTTTGCTTGTTCAGGGCATATTTTATTGTACACCTCGGACAGGCTCCTGTGTTTTGTGGAGAGCGTGCTAACACATATATACTTCACAGGGGCGTGCGAACATGACCGCGTGCGCCCCACTGCCACCGCGCAGTGCAGTTCTCCACGGCGTAAAATGAAGTTGCCTTCTCTGAGTGAGGAAATGGCGTCACTGCCGTGAGGTGCAACAAACAATCGTTTCTGTATGCGGTGAGCAAAGGCCATAAACGCGTCAGCACTGCGCCGGGAGACCTGTTGTTGCGACTGCTCTTTCTACCAACATTTATTGAACGTGTGGTGAGGAAAGCGTCCGGCTTGCGGGGCGCTTCTCTCGTTCGCTTGAGCTCGAAACGCATGAACCTATTTTTCCAGTGTTGTTCGCCTTGCCGACTGCAGAAGATCGCACCAAGGTGCGTAGGACATCATTTCTTGCACTTCATCTGCGTGTCGCTTAATCTCTCAGGTTAGCGGAGCGCACTTAGGTCCCGTGCTTCCTTCAGTCCGGGCCAGTTAGACCCCCCATCTAAAATCCAAGCAAGTGAGGTGGCCTAGACTGAACGCGCTCGACTATCCTTGGCGTGAGACAAATGTGATTCCTTTGGTGCTGTCTTTTATCGTACCGTCGGACCTTTTGCTGAATGTGCGTGCAACATTGGGCCCCTTAGTAACTTGCCCTTCATCGAAGAACTTCAGAGTAGCTCTCAACTAGGCAATTGTCCGAAGACGCTCTGCTGAGTCTTACACGTCGCTTGAAAAGGGTGAAAGTGACCGGTACAAAGCTTCACAGTTGCGTGTTGACAGAACTATGCAAGACTCCAGGCCAGCTGTTTTATTCTTGAGCCTACTGTCGGTCCTGGTCTGCACTTCCGTACTAAGGACCACAGTTTCGCACTGCGTAACCACGACTTCAACGCCCCGACCTTGTCTGCCGGACGAGTTCAAGTGCACACTAAAGGGCAACTGCATCCCTATCATATTGCTGTGCGACGGCAAAGACGACTGCAGCGACGCTTCCGACgagaaaaactgcctgcctccgAACTGTTCGCAAGAACAGTTTGCGTGTCGCAATGGTCAATGCATCCCGAGCTGGCGGCGCTGCGATGGACATCCCGACTGCGTGGACAGGTCGGACGAACGTGCGGGGACTTGTCCTCCAAAGATCTGCGACTCAGACCAATTCGCCTGCGGCGGACCATCCGGTGGCAGGTGTGTTCCCCTTAAATGGCTGTGCGACGGAGAGCAAGACTGTTCCGATGGCTCTGATGAGAATGGCTGCCCGAGGCGGCCATGTATGGAGGAGGAATTTGCGTGCCAAAACGGAGAGTGCATTTGGGACCAACTACAATGCGACGGCCTCGCCGACTGCAAGGACCACTCGGACGAAAGTGAGTTAGCTTGCAGGGCCCGTATTTGCAGGCCTGAAGAGTTTACGTGTGGGTCACTCAGCGACCGAAAATGCGTTCCCTTCAACTGGCGGTGCGACAGTGTCAACGATTGTACCGACGGTTCCGACGAAAAGAACTGCAGCAGTCCGGCTTGCTCGCACTCGGAGTTTCTGTGCGGAGATGGTCGCTGCATTCGGAACTCGCTCAAGTGCGACGGCGACGAAGACTGTCCCGATGGTTCCGACGAGAAAGGCTGCCAAGCGTCGACGTGCCCGCAGTCACAGTTCACTTGCGGAGATGGTCGTTGCATTTGGCAGGAATTCGTGTGTGATGAAGATGTTGACTGTCTAGACGGTTCCGACGAGAAAGACTGTGGGCCGACCTGCTCGCAGCTGGAATTTACCTGTGGCAATGGCACCTGCATATCTCTTATGTTAAAATGTGACGGCTGTAACGACTGTGA
This portion of the Amblyomma americanum isolate KBUSLIRL-KWMA chromosome 10, ASM5285725v1, whole genome shotgun sequence genome encodes:
- the LOC144106963 gene encoding uncharacterized protein LOC144106963, which gives rise to MQDSRPAVLFLSLLSVLVCTSVLRTTVSHCVTTTSTPRPCLPDEFKCTLKGNCIPIILLCDGKDDCSDASDEKNCLPPNCSQEQFACRNGQCIPSWRRCDGHPDCVDRSDERAGTCPPKICDSDQFACGGPSGGRCVPLKWLCDGEQDCSDGSDENGCPRRPCMEEEFACQNGECIWDQLQCDGLADCKDHSDESELACRARICRPEEFTCGSLSDRKCVPFNWRCDSVNDCTDGSDEKNCSSPACSHSEFLCGDGRCIRNSLKCDGDEDCPDGSDEKGCQASTCPQSQFTCGDGRCIWQEFVCDEDVDCLDGSDEKDCGPTCSQLEFTCGNGTCISLMLKCDGCNDCEDGSDEQGC